A window of the Odocoileus virginianus isolate 20LAN1187 ecotype Illinois chromosome 20, Ovbor_1.2, whole genome shotgun sequence genome harbors these coding sequences:
- the LOC110121693 gene encoding secretoglobin family 2B member 2-like, with amino-acid sequence MMKGALLVLTLLVTRELAFNMPEVEACPVFYGGVASLLLGSKTLLNSTLDLVDSTDEEKAAFGKIQDCFNEEGFDAKLHISQIVVSIIFDKDCSGYQVSTVLSTVFGIILSAVSLVK; translated from the exons ATGATGAAGGGAGCACTGCTTGTGCTGACCCTGCTGGTGACCAGAGAGCTGGCCTTCAACATGCCTGAGG tGGAAGCCTGCCCTGTGTTTTATGGTGGAGTTGCCTCGCTGTTACTTGGAAGCAAAACATTGTTGAACTCAACCCTCGATTTGGTTGATAGTACTGATGAGGAAAAGGCAGCCTTTGGAAAAATCCAGGATTGCTTCAATGAGGAGGGATTTGATGCCAAGCTGCATATTTCACAAATCGTG GTTTCCATCATCTTCGACAAGGATTGCTCCGGCTATCAAGTGTCCACGGTTCTGAGTACTGTTTTTGGAATAATTCTCAGTGCGGTCTCTTTGGTGAAATAG